A stretch of Crossiella cryophila DNA encodes these proteins:
- a CDS encoding TetR/AcrR family transcriptional regulator, which produces MPRVSQDHLDARRRQILDGARSCFARFGYEGATVRRLEEATALSRGAIFHHFRDKESLFLALAEDDAHRMAQVVAEQGLVQVMRELLKHESHDGGEHPADWLGTRLEVSRRLRTDPDFRSRWAERSEALTAATRARLQRQREAGNLRDDVDVDVLTGFLELVLEGLVSHLAMGLPADDLDPVLDLVEETVRRHRRTLP; this is translated from the coding sequence GTGCCACGGGTAAGTCAGGACCACCTCGACGCGCGCCGCCGCCAGATCCTCGACGGAGCGCGGAGTTGCTTCGCCCGCTTCGGGTACGAGGGTGCCACGGTCCGCCGCCTCGAGGAAGCCACCGCGCTCTCCCGCGGCGCCATCTTCCACCACTTCCGGGACAAGGAGTCGTTGTTCCTGGCGCTGGCCGAGGACGACGCGCACCGGATGGCGCAGGTGGTGGCCGAGCAGGGCCTGGTGCAGGTGATGCGCGAGCTGCTCAAGCACGAGTCGCACGACGGCGGCGAGCACCCGGCGGACTGGCTGGGCACCCGCCTGGAGGTCTCCCGGCGACTGCGCACCGACCCGGACTTCCGGTCCCGCTGGGCCGAACGGTCCGAGGCGCTGACCGCGGCCACCCGGGCCCGGTTGCAGCGGCAGCGGGAGGCCGGGAACCTGCGCGACGACGTGGATGTCGACGTGCTGACCGGGTTCCTGGAACTGGTCCTGGAAGGTCTGGTCTCGCACCTGGCGATGGGGTTGCCCGCCGACGACCTGGACCCGGTGCTGGACCTGGTCGAGGAAACCGTGCGACGCCACCGCCGCACCCTGCCCTAG
- a CDS encoding PQQ-dependent sugar dehydrogenase, with translation MTAASIAVALAAFAVGSAPAASAAPTDHEAEDASISQGVVESNHAGFTGRGFVNYANVTGSYVEWTVTAAAAGTQTLTLRYANGTAVNRAMDVAVDGAIVANDLAFEGTGAWTTWTTKNITATLKAGANKIRATAVTANGGPNVDKLSVESTDTQAPTPPPNLRSTGKSATSVSLAWDAASDNVGVTGYDIYQHGQLMKSVGAVLSATVDNLEPDTLYDWTVFAKDAAGNVSQASNPVPVRTDPAPPDNEKPTIPGSLRSPGKTSTSIDLAWTASTDNVKVTGYEIFTDGAQTGTADGSTTTHTAAGLAPNKAYTFQVRARDAAGNRSDLSASITVTTNPSGGTGVPEPGAVSQIVGGVDVAWGLAFLPDGSALVTERESFNVLRVTPSGQKTVLGKIPGAQSTGGEGGALGLEVSPNFASDGFVYIYHTAGSGNQLVRVKLEGNTLSGWQTLLSGTPKSRFHNGGRLRFSPDGKHLFISTGDAQNGPNAQNLNNNAGKILRLNADGSIPADNPFPGKAIWSYGHRNVQGLDFDSQGRLWASEFGNSSQDEVNLITKGGNYGWDKCEGTSGSGCAGTIPPKKTWSTAAASPSGLTIINDHVFVATTKGERIYRMRIDASGNLVDQKIYFQGSYGRLRTVEVDKQGDIWLTTSTDKDGTANNDRILRIDVQYDGGEPQPGDFKLASTAFADNAMIPARHTCAGDKVAGQDPSPPLAWGAGTAGAKAYAIVFADRVNNGNKLHWAIWDIPASTLKLPDDLPAGFTVPGQGGAKQKAMGSGANAQKFFGPCPGGNTNPYTFTLYALNTTTVPGLTSGSTMAQIEAAIKANSTANTVLRGRSNAKAG, from the coding sequence GTGACCGCGGCCTCCATCGCTGTGGCGCTCGCGGCGTTCGCCGTGGGCTCCGCTCCCGCCGCGAGCGCGGCGCCCACCGACCACGAGGCCGAGGACGCCTCGATCTCCCAGGGAGTCGTCGAGTCCAACCACGCCGGGTTCACCGGCCGGGGCTTCGTCAACTACGCGAACGTGACCGGCAGCTACGTCGAGTGGACGGTCACCGCGGCCGCCGCGGGCACCCAGACCCTCACCCTGCGCTATGCCAACGGCACCGCGGTGAACCGGGCCATGGACGTCGCCGTCGACGGCGCGATCGTGGCCAACGACCTGGCCTTCGAGGGCACCGGCGCGTGGACCACCTGGACCACCAAGAACATCACCGCCACCCTGAAGGCGGGCGCGAACAAGATCCGGGCCACCGCGGTCACCGCCAACGGCGGCCCGAACGTGGACAAGCTCTCCGTGGAGAGCACCGACACCCAGGCCCCGACCCCGCCGCCGAACCTGCGCTCCACCGGCAAGTCGGCCACCTCGGTCTCGCTGGCCTGGGACGCGGCCAGCGACAACGTGGGCGTCACCGGCTACGACATCTACCAGCACGGCCAGCTGATGAAGAGCGTCGGCGCGGTCCTGTCCGCCACGGTGGACAACCTGGAGCCGGACACCCTCTACGACTGGACCGTCTTCGCCAAGGACGCCGCGGGCAACGTCTCCCAGGCGTCCAACCCGGTGCCGGTGCGCACCGACCCGGCCCCGCCGGACAACGAGAAGCCGACCATCCCCGGTTCGCTGCGCTCGCCCGGCAAGACCTCGACGAGCATCGACCTGGCCTGGACCGCCTCCACGGACAACGTGAAGGTCACCGGCTACGAGATCTTCACCGACGGCGCGCAGACCGGCACCGCCGACGGCAGCACCACCACGCACACCGCGGCCGGCCTGGCCCCGAACAAGGCCTACACCTTCCAGGTGCGCGCTCGGGACGCCGCGGGCAACCGCTCCGACCTGTCCGCCTCGATCACCGTGACCACCAACCCCAGCGGCGGCACCGGCGTGCCCGAGCCGGGCGCGGTCAGCCAGATCGTCGGCGGCGTGGACGTGGCCTGGGGCCTGGCGTTCCTGCCCGACGGCTCCGCGCTGGTCACCGAGCGGGAGAGCTTCAACGTGCTGCGGGTGACCCCGTCCGGTCAGAAGACCGTGCTCGGCAAGATCCCCGGCGCGCAGAGCACCGGCGGCGAGGGCGGCGCACTGGGCCTGGAGGTCTCGCCCAACTTCGCCAGCGACGGATTTGTGTACATCTACCACACGGCCGGTTCGGGCAATCAGCTCGTGCGGGTCAAGCTGGAGGGCAACACCCTCTCCGGCTGGCAGACCCTGCTCAGCGGCACCCCGAAGAGCCGGTTCCACAACGGCGGCCGACTGCGCTTCAGCCCGGACGGCAAGCACCTGTTCATCTCCACCGGTGACGCCCAGAACGGCCCGAACGCGCAGAACCTGAACAACAACGCGGGCAAGATCCTGCGCCTCAACGCCGACGGCAGCATCCCGGCGGACAACCCCTTCCCCGGCAAGGCGATCTGGAGCTACGGCCACCGCAACGTGCAGGGCCTGGACTTCGACTCGCAGGGCCGGTTGTGGGCCTCGGAGTTCGGCAACTCCAGCCAGGACGAGGTCAACCTGATCACCAAGGGCGGCAACTACGGCTGGGACAAGTGCGAGGGCACGTCCGGCTCGGGTTGCGCGGGCACCATCCCGCCGAAGAAGACCTGGTCCACCGCGGCGGCCAGCCCCAGCGGGCTGACCATCATCAACGACCACGTCTTCGTCGCCACCACCAAGGGCGAGCGGATCTACCGGATGCGCATCGACGCCAGCGGCAACCTGGTCGACCAGAAGATCTACTTCCAGGGCAGCTACGGCAGGCTGCGCACGGTGGAGGTGGACAAGCAGGGTGACATCTGGCTGACCACCAGCACCGACAAGGACGGCACCGCGAACAACGACCGCATCCTGCGCATCGACGTCCAGTACGACGGCGGCGAACCCCAGCCCGGCGACTTCAAGCTGGCCAGCACCGCCTTCGCCGACAACGCGATGATCCCGGCCCGGCACACCTGTGCCGGGGACAAGGTCGCGGGCCAGGACCCGTCCCCGCCGCTGGCCTGGGGCGCGGGCACCGCGGGCGCCAAGGCGTACGCGATCGTCTTCGCCGACCGGGTCAACAACGGCAACAAGCTGCACTGGGCGATCTGGGACATCCCCGCCTCGACCCTGAAGCTGCCCGATGACCTGCCGGCGGGCTTCACCGTCCCCGGTCAGGGCGGCGCCAAGCAGAAGGCCATGGGCAGCGGGGCCAACGCGCAGAAGTTCTTCGGCCCCTGCCCCGGCGGCAACACCAACCCCTACACCTTCACCCTGTACGCCCTCAACACCACCACGGTGCCGGGCCTGACCTCGGGCTCGACCATGGCCCAGATCGAAGCGGCCATCAAGGCCAACAGCACCGCCAACACCGTGCTGCGCGGCCGCTCCAACGCCAAGGCCGGCTGA
- the egtA gene encoding ergothioneine biosynthesis glutamate--cysteine ligase EgtA — protein MPSEATTFAEPLSQPLHDRAEAEAYVASVCFKTGPPALVGVELEWTVHHADQPRRPLSTDTLRDALGTHAPPLLDPGSPHHPLPNGSLITVEPGGQVEISSQPAPSLAGLLPVATADIAYLVELLRTAGLRLGQHGIDAHRLPHRLLQVPRYAAMETAFNRRGPDGRTMMCSTAGLQVCVDAGEPDRVATRWAAAHALGPVMAAAFANSAEFAGRRTGWASARMRTLFGTDPNRTRAGEVSTDPAADWARRVMDTPLICLRRPGTCWDAPPGLTFGAWADGALERRPSTDDLDYHLTTMFPPVRPRGYLEIRYLDTQPTGEWTVPVALLIALFHRESTVDSALDAVSQAADRWVEAARHGLTDPVLAMVAPRVFDLALRALPELGLPAATRALVEETVGYLLAGRAPVGAAEELA, from the coding sequence ATGCCGTCAGAAGCCACCACCTTCGCGGAACCGCTGTCCCAACCGCTGCACGACCGGGCGGAGGCTGAGGCATATGTCGCCTCTGTCTGCTTCAAAACCGGCCCACCGGCGCTGGTCGGGGTCGAACTGGAATGGACCGTGCACCACGCGGACCAGCCCCGTCGCCCGCTCAGTACGGATACTCTCCGTGACGCTTTGGGTACGCACGCACCACCGCTGCTGGACCCGGGCAGCCCGCACCATCCGCTCCCGAACGGCTCCCTGATCACCGTCGAACCCGGTGGCCAGGTCGAGATCTCTTCCCAACCGGCGCCCAGCCTGGCCGGGCTGTTGCCCGTGGCCACCGCCGACATCGCCTATCTCGTCGAACTCCTGCGCACCGCCGGGCTCCGGCTGGGCCAGCACGGCATCGACGCGCACCGGCTCCCGCACCGCCTGCTCCAGGTCCCGCGCTACGCGGCCATGGAGACCGCGTTCAACCGCCGAGGGCCGGACGGCCGGACCATGATGTGCAGCACAGCCGGACTCCAGGTCTGCGTGGACGCGGGCGAACCCGACCGGGTCGCCACCCGCTGGGCCGCCGCACACGCGCTGGGGCCGGTGATGGCGGCGGCCTTCGCCAACTCAGCGGAGTTCGCCGGGCGGCGCACCGGCTGGGCCTCGGCCCGGATGCGCACCCTGTTCGGCACCGACCCCAACCGCACCAGGGCGGGCGAGGTCAGCACCGACCCGGCCGCGGACTGGGCCCGCCGGGTCATGGACACCCCGCTGATCTGCCTGCGCCGCCCCGGCACCTGCTGGGACGCGCCGCCGGGCCTGACCTTCGGCGCCTGGGCCGACGGCGCGCTGGAGCGCCGTCCCAGCACCGACGACCTGGACTACCACCTGACCACGATGTTCCCGCCGGTCCGCCCGCGCGGGTACCTCGAGATCCGCTACCTGGACACCCAGCCGACCGGCGAATGGACCGTCCCGGTGGCGCTGCTGATCGCGCTGTTCCACCGCGAGTCCACAGTGGACAGCGCGTTGGACGCGGTGAGTCAGGCAGCCGACCGCTGGGTCGAGGCGGCCAGGCACGGACTCACCGATCCGGTGCTGGCCATGGTGGCGCCACGGGTCTTCGACCTGGCGCTGCGCGCGTTGCCCGAGCTAGGGCTGCCAGCCGCCACCAGGGCGCTGGTCGAGGAGACCGTGGGATACCTGTTGGCCGGCCGTGCTCCGGTCGGCGCGGCCGAGGAGCTGGCATGA
- the egtB gene encoding ergothioneine biosynthesis protein EgtB translates to MTTNPVDLPIEQLRGSVAESLQRARNRSTGLTESVDEADLVKQHSKLMSPLIWDYAHIGNQEELWLVRDVGGRDPVRQDIDELYDAFKHPRAGRPQLPLLNPREARTYVREVREKVLDVLDTSPLEGGRLLDGAFVFGMIAQHEQQHDETMLATHQLRIGRAVLHAPPPPDAPSDVDRLPAEVLIPGGRFEMGTSTEPWALDNERPAHPVHVADFFLDTTPVTNGAYREFIAAGGYDDERWWSEAGWAHRQRANLSAPLFWRSDGHDGWLRRRFGVLEPVPDNEPVVHVSFHEAQAYAGWAGKRLPTEPEWEKAARFDPATGRSRRYPWGDADPGPEHANLGQRHLRPAPAGSYPDGASPLGVRQLIGDVWEWLDSDFTPYPGFAAFPYDEYSEVFFRGDYKMLRGGSFGTDQVAVRGTFRNWDHPVRRQIFSGFRCARDARPGEVNR, encoded by the coding sequence ATGACCACCAACCCAGTCGATCTGCCCATCGAGCAGCTACGCGGTTCCGTCGCGGAATCCTTACAGCGGGCCAGGAATCGCAGCACCGGCCTCACCGAGTCGGTGGACGAGGCCGACCTGGTCAAACAGCACTCCAAGCTGATGTCCCCGCTGATCTGGGACTACGCCCACATCGGCAACCAGGAGGAACTCTGGCTGGTGCGCGATGTCGGCGGCCGCGACCCGGTGCGCCAGGACATCGACGAGCTGTACGACGCCTTCAAGCACCCCCGCGCGGGCCGTCCGCAACTCCCGCTGCTCAACCCGCGGGAGGCCAGGACCTATGTGCGCGAGGTGCGGGAGAAGGTCCTGGACGTGCTGGACACCTCACCGCTGGAAGGCGGCCGGCTGCTCGACGGCGCGTTCGTCTTCGGCATGATCGCCCAGCACGAGCAGCAGCACGACGAGACCATGCTCGCCACCCACCAGCTCCGCATCGGCCGGGCCGTCCTGCACGCCCCGCCGCCACCCGACGCACCGTCCGATGTGGACAGACTTCCGGCCGAGGTGCTCATCCCCGGCGGCCGGTTCGAGATGGGCACCTCCACCGAACCGTGGGCGCTGGACAACGAACGCCCCGCGCACCCGGTGCACGTGGCCGACTTCTTCCTGGACACCACCCCGGTCACCAACGGCGCCTACCGCGAGTTCATCGCCGCCGGCGGCTACGACGACGAACGCTGGTGGAGCGAGGCGGGCTGGGCACACCGGCAGCGCGCCAACCTCTCCGCCCCGCTGTTCTGGCGCTCCGACGGCCACGACGGCTGGCTGCGCAGGCGCTTCGGCGTGCTGGAACCGGTGCCGGACAACGAACCCGTGGTGCACGTCAGCTTCCACGAGGCCCAGGCGTATGCCGGCTGGGCCGGCAAGCGGCTGCCCACCGAACCGGAGTGGGAGAAGGCCGCCCGCTTCGACCCGGCCACCGGCAGATCCCGCAGATATCCCTGGGGCGACGCCGATCCCGGCCCCGAACACGCCAACCTTGGCCAGCGGCACCTGCGTCCCGCACCGGCCGGGTCCTATCCGGACGGCGCCTCCCCGCTGGGGGTGCGCCAGCTCATCGGCGATGTCTGGGAGTGGCTGGACAGCGACTTCACGCCCTACCCCGGTTTCGCCGCCTTCCCCTATGACGAGTACTCCGAGGTGTTCTTCCGCGGCGACTACAAGATGTTGCGCGGCGGCAGTTTCGGCACTGATCAGGTGGCGGTGCGCGGCACCTTCCGCAACTGGGACCACCCGGTCCGCCGGCAGATCTTCAGTGGATTCCGGTGCGCGCGCGACGCGCGACCGGGGGAAGTGAACCGCTAG